In a single window of the Zea mays cultivar B73 chromosome 5, Zm-B73-REFERENCE-NAM-5.0, whole genome shotgun sequence genome:
- the LOC100191497 gene encoding uncharacterized protein LOC100191497 has product MRALLSLSRLARRLPASLSPVRAPTTLLLRHIHADAPPPPPSHDSTPFVSRILESEPCLTPNDESEPASDPTLDEFLARFVAAFRPRLAAAFPNHDRDVLDEMLRLVADAVLCRLTGTDRGGDAIELNDDLWAAVWEVSASVREAMRRDQVRADLRQYLHCDEVKEMTRFAVDVGIRGSMLRELRFKWAGEKLDEVEFYRGLDDKHADAEAGADRAPVPRLTALPKRKGEVKFTMYGLDMSDPKWAEVAERVAEAEAHFVPEEAKAVEGRAKKAEERLLSVDPRSGDPVPAIEEWKEDLRPNRVDWISLLERIKARNVELYLKVAEILLDQESFEANIRDYSKLIDLHAKANNVESAERVLGKMKEKGIAPDVIISIVLVHMYSRAGKLEQAKEAFDFIRREDFKPDRKLFSSMIKCYINHGEPEQAENLIKVMRDTRVKPTREIYIGLLRSYVQRGLMAYAERVLKTMSFDRVEPTQELYTICIEAYGRVGDPKEACAMFDQMRRKFGHEADDSSIAGVVAAYMKNNQLDHALQWLLSLEKEGLQLGVKTNLMLLDWLSMLQLVPEAEQFVQKIKNLGEEPIEVHVFLADMYAKSSQEDKARRSLKILEEKKKLLKSDQFERVIRGLVDGGFSEEANKFYKMMKSCGFEPSKTIEVAVKALRIRGGSHRTGR; this is encoded by the exons ATGAGagccctcctctccctctcccgtCTCGCCCGACGGCTTCCAGCTTCTCTCAGCCCTGTGAGGGCGCCGACAACATTACTCCTCCGGCACATCCATGCGGACGCCCCTCCGCCACCGCCATCTCATGACTCGACGCCCTTCGTCTCCCGCATCCTCGAATCGGAGCCGTGCCTGACCCCGAACGACGAGTCGGAGCCGGCATCCGATCCGACCCTCGACGAGTTCCTCGCGCGCTTCGTGGCTGCCTTCCGCCCGCGACTGGCGGCTGCCTTCCCCAACCATGACCGTGACGTGCTCGACGAGATGCTCCGCCTCGTCGCGGACGCCGTGCTGTGCCGCCTCACCGGGACCGACCGGGGGGGCGATGCTATTGAGCTCAATGACGACCTCTGGGCGGCCGTATGGGAGGTCAGCGCCTCCGTGCGCGAGGCTATGCGCCGGGATCAGGTCCGCGCCGACCTTCGCCAATACCTTCACTGCGACGAGGTGAAGGAGATGACGCGGTTCGCTGTCGATGTCGGCATCCGCGGTTCCATGCTCCGGGAGCTCCGCTTCAAGTGGGCCGGCGAGAAGCTCGACGAGGTCGAGTTCTATCGCGGCCTTGATGACAAGCACGCCGATGCCGAGGCCGGCGCCGACCGGGCGCCAGTGCCGAGGCTGACTGCTTTGCCGAAGAGGAAGGGAGAGGTGAAGTTCACGATGTACGGGCTGGACATGTCTGACCCAAAGTGGGCTGAGGTGGCGGAGCGAGTGGCCGAGGCTGAGGCGCATTTTGTGCCTGAGGAggccaaggctgtagaagggagGGCGAAGAAGGCTGAGGAGCGGCTGCTGTCCGTTGACCCGAGGAGTGGAGATCCGGTGCCTGCCATTGAGGAGTGGAAGGAAGATCTCAGGCCAAACCGTGTCGATTGGATATCTCTGCTTGAGCGGATTAAGGCACGGAATGTCGAGTTATACCTCAAG GTTGCTGAAATTCTGCTAGATCAAGAATCTTTTGAGGCAAACATCCGAGATTACTCAAAATTAATTGATCTTCATGCTAAAGCAAATAATGTGGAAAGTGCAGAGAGAGTACTTGGTAAAATGAAAGAGAAGGGTATTGCACCTGATGTCATCATATCCATCGTATTAGTCCACATGTATAGCAGGGCAGGCAAGCTAGAGCAGGCCAAGGAGGCTTTTGATTTTATTCGTAGGGAGGATTTTAAACCAGATCGGAAACTCTTCAGTTCAATGATTAAATGCTATATCAACCATGGAGAACCAGAACAAGCAGAAAATCTGATAAAAGTTATGAGGGATACACGTGTCAAACCCACTAGAGAAATCTACATAGGTCTCTTACGATCATATGTTCAGCGAGGCTTGATGGCATATGCAGAGAGGGTTCTTAAGACAATGTCATTTGATAGAGTCGAGCCTACACAGGAACTCTATACAATATGTATAGAAGCATATGGACGTGTTGGTGATCCAAAAGAGGCCTGTGCCATGTTTGATCAAATGAGGAGGAAGTTTGGACACGAAGCAGATGACAGTTCAATTGCTGGTGTGGTGGCCGCATACATGAAGAATAACCAACTAGACCATGCTTTGCAGTGGCTGCTGAGTTTAGAGAAGGAAGGACTTCAACTTGGTGTCAAGACAAATCTCATGTTACTGGATTGGTTGTCTATGTTGCAGCTAGTTCCGGAGGCTGAACAGTTTGTGCAGAAGATAAAGAATCTTGGAGAAGAGCCCATAGAAGTCCATGTGTTCCTTGCCGATATGTATGCGAAGTCGTCCCAGGAAGATAAAGCCCGCAGGTCCCTCAAGATCTTGGAAGAGAAGAAGAAACTATTGAAGTCTGATCAGTTTGAGAGGGTTATAAGAGGCCTTGTCGATGGTGGGTTTTCGGAGGAGGCAAATAAATTCTACAAAATGATGAAATCCTGTGGCTTTGAACCATCAAAAACAATCGAGGTCGCTGTTAAGGCTCTCAGGATTAGGGGCGGTTCTCATCGCACTGGTAGGTAG
- the LOC100194386 gene encoding hydroxycinnamoyltransferase 2 isoform X1, giving the protein MKITVRGSEMVYPAAETPRRRLWNSGPDLVVPRFHTPSVYFFRREDADGNDLAGADGSFFDGARMRRALAEALVPFYPMAGRLARDEDGRVEIDCNAGGVLFQEADAPDATIDYFGDFAPTMELKRLIPTVDFTDDISSFPLLVLQVTHFKCGGVAIGVGMQHHVADGFSGLHFINSWADLCRGVPIAVMPFIDRSLLRARDPPTPAYPHIEYQPAPAMLSEPPQAALTSKPATPPTAVAIFKLSRAELVRLRSQVPAREGAPRFSTYAVLAAHVWRCASLARGLPADQPTKLYCATDGRQRLQPPLPEGYFGNVIFTATPLANAGTVTAGVAEGASVIQAALDRMDDGYCRSALDYLELQPDLSALVRGAHTFRCPNLGLTSWVRLPIHDADFGWGRPVFMGPGGIAYEGLAFVLPSANRDGSLSVAISLQAEHMEKFRKLIYDF; this is encoded by the exons ATGAAGATCACGGTGCGGGGGTCGGAGATGGTGTACCCGGCGGCGGAGACGCCGCGCCGCCGGCTCTGGAACTCGGGGCCCGACCTGGTGGTGCCGCGGTTCCACACGCCCAGCGTCTACTTCTTCCGCCGCGAGGACGCGGACGGGAACGACCTGGCGGGCGCGGACGGGAGCTTCTTCGACGGGGCGCGGATGCGGCGCGCGCTGGCCGAGGCGCTCGTGCCCTTCTACCCGATGGCCGGCCGGCTGGCGCGCGACGAGGACGGCCGCGTCGAGATCGACTGCAACGCGGGCGGGGTGCTGTTCCAGGAGGCGGACGCGCCCGACGCCACCATCGACTACTTCGGCGACTTCGCGCCCACCATGGAGCTCAAGCGCCTCATCCCCACCGTCGACTTCACGGACGACATCTCCTCCTTCCCGCTGCTCGTGCTCCAG GTGACCCACTTCAAGTGCGGTGGCGTGGCTATCGGCGTTGGCATGCAGCACCACGTAGCCGACGGCTTCTCCGGCCTGCACTTCATCAACTCGTGGGCGGACCTCTGCCGCGGCGTCCCGATCGCCGTCATGCCCTTCATTGACCGCTCGCTCCTCCGCGCGCGCGATCCGCCGACCCCGGCCTACCCGCACATCGAGTACCAGCCGGCGCCCGCCATGCTATCTGAGCCGCCACAGGCGGCCCTCACGTCCAAGCCGGCGACGCCGCCCACAGCCGTGGCTATCTTCAAGCTCTCCCGCGCCGAGCTCGTCCGCCTCCGTTCGCAGGTCCCCGCGCGCGAGGGCGCGCCGCGGTTCAGCACGTACGCTGTGCTGGCGGCGCACGTGTGGCGGTGCGCGTCCCTGGCGCGCGGCCTGCCGGCCGACCAGCCCACCAAGCTGTACTGCGCCACGGACGGGCGGCAGCGGCTGCAGCCGCCGCTTCCGGAGGGCTACTTCGGCAACGTGATCTTCACGGCGACGCCGCTGGCCAACGCCGGCACGGTGACGGCCGGGGTGGCAGAGGGCGCGTCCGTGATCCAGGCCGCGTTGGACCGGATGGACGACGGGTACTGCCGGTCAGCGCTGGACTACCTGGAGCTGCAGCCGGACCTGTCGGCGCTGGTCCGCGGGGCGCACACGTTCCGGTGCCCCAACCTGGGGCTCACCAGCTGGGTGCGCCTGCCCATCCACGACGCGGACTTCGGGTGGGGGCGGCCCGTGTTCATGGGCCCCGGCGGCATCGCCTACGAGGGGCTCGCGTTCGTGCTCCCCAGCGCCAACCGCGACGGCAGCCTGTCCGTGGCCATCTCGCTGCAGGCGGAGCACATGGAGAAGTTCCGGAAGCTCATCTACGACTTCTGA